Proteins encoded in a region of the Mucilaginibacter sabulilitoris genome:
- a CDS encoding GspE/PulE family protein, producing MEPELTDPIVLRTAHLHMLSREQAWHYRVLPKQAAPGMLELYCEEQADMEALKEELEIISGLEIRLFPVGEEVVSRLLSQYYMQESAAAGQVLTPVNQNAEDFLIQLIREAKNLKSSDIHIERYEKKCRVRIRIDGNMVERHLLKSENYPALINKIKIKAELDIAEKRLPQDGRINFSHQQYQFDIRVSVLPTLYGEKVVLRLLNNDAAGIELDSLGFGATDLANYLQGAKRPNGLLLISGPTGSGKTTTLYATLKLLNKETRNILTIEDPVEYTLEGVNQVQLRESIGLTFGAALRTFLRQDPDVIMVGEIRDPETAGMAIRAALTGHLVLSTIHTNSAWGIVSRLIDMGVPAFQVADTLNTAAAQRLIRLLCPHCKVRKAFSDTLYPGQFKPYYEVSHHYVAGGCEQCYHTGYKGRKAVYEVIPVDLELAREIKSGNAQITELLNARGIRTLAENAFRIFSEGDTTLEEIYPLLFNY from the coding sequence ATGGAACCGGAACTGACAGACCCCATTGTGCTGCGGACCGCGCACCTGCATATGCTTTCCCGGGAACAGGCTTGGCATTACCGCGTATTGCCCAAACAGGCTGCTCCCGGCATGTTGGAACTTTACTGCGAAGAACAGGCCGATATGGAAGCCCTGAAGGAAGAGCTGGAGATCATATCCGGTCTGGAGATCCGTTTGTTCCCGGTTGGGGAAGAGGTAGTTTCCCGCCTGCTGTCCCAATATTATATGCAGGAATCGGCTGCCGCAGGCCAGGTATTGACCCCTGTGAACCAGAATGCGGAGGACTTTTTGATCCAGCTCATCCGGGAAGCCAAAAACCTGAAGAGCAGTGATATTCATATCGAGCGTTATGAAAAAAAATGCCGGGTGAGGATACGGATCGACGGGAACATGGTAGAACGCCACCTGCTCAAAAGCGAAAATTACCCCGCATTGATCAACAAGATCAAGATCAAAGCGGAACTCGATATCGCCGAAAAACGGCTCCCGCAGGATGGCAGGATCAACTTTAGCCACCAGCAATACCAGTTTGATATCCGCGTATCGGTGCTGCCGACGCTTTACGGGGAAAAGGTGGTGCTGAGGTTGCTGAATAATGATGCCGCGGGGATTGAACTGGACAGTTTGGGCTTTGGTGCCACCGACCTGGCCAACTACCTGCAGGGTGCCAAACGGCCAAATGGCTTGTTGCTGATCAGCGGACCCACCGGGTCCGGTAAAACGACCACGCTTTATGCCACGCTGAAACTGCTGAACAAAGAAACCAGGAATATCCTGACGATAGAAGATCCTGTTGAATACACGTTGGAAGGGGTCAACCAGGTGCAATTGCGGGAATCTATCGGGCTGACGTTCGGAGCCGCGCTCCGGACGTTCCTGCGGCAGGATCCGGATGTGATCATGGTCGGGGAGATCCGTGATCCGGAAACCGCAGGTATGGCGATCCGGGCAGCGCTTACCGGTCACCTCGTATTATCCACCATCCACACCAATTCCGCCTGGGGCATCGTTTCGCGCCTCATCGATATGGGTGTCCCTGCCTTTCAGGTGGCCGATACGCTGAATACCGCGGCCGCGCAGCGGCTGATCCGGTTGTTGTGCCCACATTGTAAAGTGCGGAAGGCGTTTAGCGACACGCTTTATCCGGGGCAGTTTAAACCCTATTACGAGGTCAGCCATCATTATGTAGCCGGGGGGTGTGAGCAGTGCTATCACACCGGGTACAAGGGACGCAAGGCCGTATACGAAGTGATTCCGGTCGACCTGGAACTGGCCCGTGAGATCAAATCGGGCAATGCGCAGATCACCGAACTGCTTAACGCGCGCGGTATACGGACGCTAGCCGAAAATGCCTTCCGTATTTTTAGCGAGGGCGATACCACTTTAGAGGAGATTTATCCGCTGTTATTTAATTATTAA
- a CDS encoding type II secretion system protein GspD, which yields MHKIFTCILWILLVLSTRDLLAQQPDRAQAVQQKLDNAASLVPGLKQKVQLMVTGVSIQQYLGALSRANDLSISADPSLNFLVNDTFNGVTAENILVLLAQKYDLDISVVGSIIYVTPYRDPNRLLKPPPKEIKVKYAAPGNLLSLELDNDSLPAVARKITEVSGKNVIVPGVLQGKRVSAFIREAPFETAMEKLAYGNELKMVRTTDDFYVFQPLGENEELYVNGDHHTGVRKAFRPSGPSATPAGMNGLFVRVMNGQKLISVDAVNAPILDLVKQASQETGKSYSLYSDIKGVITMHVSDVSYDTFLDLVFKSTEFTFHTEKGVYLIGDRKLEGLRTFKAVHLENRTIDTVVSMIPADWKRGMEIREFRDQNTIMLSGSAAQINEVETFIKQLDQLVPVVLIEVIMVDVHKTRTVSTGISAGVSDSVKTGGTVLSGLNYTFGSKPLNDFLGSMSKFTSLNLGHVTPNFYLTLSALEAKNNIDIRSVPKMATLNGHSAKLSMGNKRYYKNTTQNLVPFTTSAQTIFTNVFQEVNADLSVNIKPIVSGNDQVTLGITVNISDFTSFPTDGSPPPQSTNKFETSLRVHSDDTIVLGGLERTETDESASGIPLLSRIPVLKWLFSSRSKTNAKVLTVLFIKSTIIR from the coding sequence ATGCACAAAATATTTACATGTATTTTATGGATATTGCTGGTGCTGAGCACCAGAGACCTGCTGGCGCAGCAACCCGACCGGGCACAGGCGGTTCAGCAGAAACTGGACAATGCGGCTAGTCTGGTGCCCGGGCTGAAGCAAAAGGTTCAGCTGATGGTCACCGGGGTATCCATACAGCAGTACCTGGGGGCGCTCTCCCGTGCCAACGATTTGAGCATCAGCGCTGATCCCTCGCTCAACTTTCTGGTAAACGATACGTTTAACGGGGTAACCGCGGAGAATATCCTGGTACTGCTGGCGCAGAAATACGACCTGGACATTTCGGTGGTAGGTTCTATTATTTATGTCACGCCCTACCGGGATCCGAACCGACTATTGAAGCCGCCGCCAAAGGAAATTAAAGTAAAGTACGCCGCTCCGGGAAACCTGCTTTCCCTGGAACTGGATAATGACAGCCTGCCCGCTGTAGCCAGGAAAATTACGGAGGTATCTGGCAAAAACGTGATCGTACCGGGTGTGCTGCAGGGGAAGCGTGTCAGCGCGTTTATCCGGGAAGCGCCTTTTGAGACCGCGATGGAAAAGCTCGCCTACGGTAATGAGCTCAAGATGGTCCGGACTACGGATGATTTTTATGTCTTCCAGCCGCTCGGAGAAAACGAGGAGCTGTACGTCAACGGCGACCACCATACCGGCGTACGAAAGGCTTTCCGGCCTTCCGGTCCTTCTGCGACCCCGGCCGGCATGAACGGCCTTTTTGTCCGGGTGATGAACGGGCAGAAGCTGATCTCCGTCGACGCGGTTAACGCACCCATACTCGACCTGGTGAAACAGGCCTCACAGGAAACCGGCAAAAGCTACTCCCTGTATTCCGATATAAAGGGCGTGATTACGATGCATGTCAGCGATGTCAGTTATGATACTTTCCTCGACCTCGTATTTAAAAGCACGGAATTTACCTTTCATACCGAAAAAGGGGTTTACCTGATCGGGGACCGCAAACTGGAAGGTTTGCGTACTTTTAAGGCGGTGCATCTGGAGAACCGGACGATCGATACCGTTGTATCCATGATCCCGGCTGACTGGAAGCGGGGGATGGAGATCAGGGAGTTCCGGGATCAGAATACCATTATGCTGTCCGGCTCCGCCGCCCAGATCAATGAAGTGGAGACTTTTATCAAGCAACTGGATCAACTGGTACCGGTTGTACTCATCGAAGTGATTATGGTGGACGTCCATAAGACGCGTACGGTATCCACCGGTATTTCCGCCGGGGTATCGGACAGTGTCAAAACAGGTGGAACCGTGTTATCCGGTCTGAACTATACTTTCGGGTCCAAGCCGCTGAACGACTTTTTAGGCAGTATGAGTAAATTCACTTCCCTGAACCTGGGCCATGTGACGCCGAATTTTTACCTGACCCTGAGCGCGCTGGAAGCGAAGAACAATATTGATATCCGTTCGGTACCCAAAATGGCTACCCTGAACGGGCATTCCGCCAAGCTGAGCATGGGTAATAAACGTTATTATAAAAATACCACGCAGAACCTGGTGCCTTTTACGACAAGCGCCCAAACCATCTTTACAAATGTGTTCCAGGAAGTGAACGCAGACCTGTCGGTGAATATCAAACCGATCGTTTCCGGGAATGACCAGGTCACGTTGGGCATTACTGTTAATATTTCCGATTTTACCTCTTTTCCGACAGACGGGTCGCCGCCGCCGCAGTCTACGAATAAATTTGAGACCAGCCTGCGGGTACATAGTGACGATACCATCGTGCTCGGGGGACTGGAACGGACCGAAACGGATGAAAGCGCTTCGGGGATACCTTTGCTGTCCCGGATCCCGGTGCTCAAATGGCTGTTCAGCAGCCGGAGCAAGACCAACGCAAAAGTGCTGACGGTACTCTTTATCAAATCAACCATTATCCGCTAA
- a CDS encoding JAB domain-containing protein, which translates to MGTGGMAECFVDVKLVFASALLSCAHCLILAHNHPSGNLNSSEHDINMTRRIKETGRVLDIQVLDHIIVTTDGYSSFTDSGLL; encoded by the coding sequence ATCGGTACGGGAGGAATGGCAGAATGTTTCGTAGACGTAAAGTTGGTTTTCGCATCAGCGTTATTAAGTTGTGCTCATTGCTTGATATTGGCACATAACCATCCATCCGGTAATCTGAATTCAAGTGAGCATGATATCAACATGACCAGACGAATTAAAGAAACTGGAAGAGTTTTAGATATTCAGGTGTTAGATCATATCATTGTAACAACAGATGGGTATTCTTCATTTACTGATAGTGGGTTATTGTAA
- a CDS encoding AAA family ATPase: protein MKEIIGRKEEKLILERTLKTKEAELIAVYGRRRVGKTYLIRKTFAKHIIFEFSGVHNATLKDQLTNFRDTLADVMKVSVPIAVPSNWGQAFQMLRNYAEPFLDKNKCVIFLDEFPWLSSAKSGFLPAFEFFWNSWGTKQNNLIFTICGSAASWMIQKVVNNKGGLHNRITRKIRLLPFSLTETAEYLKYNNVNLDHYQVVQLYMALGGIPQYLKEILTGQSAAQNIDRICFTKDGALQKEFGNLYQSLFTEADKHISIVRALGAKPAGLTRKEIISECGLSTGGTTTLLLEELTESGFISAYLPFEKNTRDSIYKLSDEYSRFYLKFMENSRATGAGTWIKLSASPSWRSWSGTAFESVCLRHTKEIKAALGIAGVYTEESAWRYVPGKGQPGAQIDLLFDRKDFCISICEMKFSNSPFSIDKGYAAELINKRDVFANRTKSPKTIFIVMVTTFGTQDNSYKIGLVQNDIKLEDLFR, encoded by the coding sequence ATGAAAGAAATCATCGGAAGAAAAGAGGAAAAGCTTATTCTGGAAAGAACATTGAAAACTAAGGAAGCAGAATTGATCGCGGTTTATGGCAGAAGGCGGGTAGGAAAGACCTATCTTATCCGCAAGACTTTTGCTAAACATATCATATTCGAATTTTCCGGGGTCCATAATGCAACATTAAAAGATCAGCTAACTAATTTCCGGGACACTTTAGCAGATGTAATGAAGGTATCTGTTCCCATTGCCGTTCCTTCCAATTGGGGACAAGCATTTCAAATGCTCAGGAATTATGCTGAACCTTTTTTGGACAAAAACAAATGTGTCATTTTTCTCGATGAATTTCCCTGGCTTAGTTCAGCAAAATCGGGATTTCTCCCCGCCTTTGAGTTTTTCTGGAACTCCTGGGGAACAAAGCAAAATAACCTGATCTTCACTATCTGTGGGTCAGCGGCATCCTGGATGATACAAAAAGTAGTCAATAATAAAGGCGGCTTACATAACAGAATCACCCGAAAAATCCGGTTGCTTCCATTCAGCCTCACCGAGACAGCTGAATACCTGAAGTATAATAATGTCAATCTGGATCATTATCAGGTGGTGCAATTGTATATGGCTTTAGGCGGTATCCCTCAATATTTAAAAGAGATTTTAACAGGGCAGAGCGCAGCCCAGAATATAGACCGTATCTGTTTTACCAAAGACGGGGCATTGCAAAAAGAATTCGGCAATCTTTATCAGTCTTTGTTTACAGAAGCAGATAAGCACATTTCTATTGTACGGGCACTTGGTGCTAAGCCGGCAGGACTAACAAGGAAAGAAATTATTTCTGAATGTGGCCTGTCTACCGGAGGGACAACCACTTTACTTTTAGAAGAGCTAACCGAATCAGGATTTATTTCGGCCTATCTTCCATTTGAGAAAAACACAAGGGACAGCATTTATAAACTGTCGGATGAATACTCGAGGTTCTACCTTAAATTCATGGAAAATAGCCGGGCAACAGGAGCGGGAACATGGATCAAATTATCTGCCTCTCCCTCATGGCGAAGCTGGAGTGGAACGGCATTCGAAAGCGTATGCCTGAGACATACAAAAGAAATTAAAGCAGCACTTGGTATAGCAGGAGTTTATACAGAAGAGTCTGCATGGCGGTACGTTCCCGGCAAAGGCCAGCCCGGGGCACAGATAGATCTGCTGTTTGACCGTAAGGATTTCTGCATCAGTATTTGCGAAATGAAGTTCTCGAACTCGCCCTTTTCAATAGATAAAGGTTATGCCGCAGAACTGATTAATAAAAGAGATGTATTCGCGAACAGGACCAAAAGTCCCAAGACTATATTTATTGTAATGGTCACCACATTCGGTACACAAGATAACAGTTACAAAATCGGGTTAGTACAAAACGATATCAAACTTGAAGATCTGTTCAGATAG
- a CDS encoding helix-turn-helix transcriptional regulator has translation MLSEYLKKKRKSLNLTQEDLASKAGVGLRVVREMEQGKPTLRMDKVNQVLMLFGAELGVVLKVKNDE, from the coding sequence ATGTTGTCAGAATATTTAAAGAAAAAAAGGAAATCACTAAATCTCACACAGGAAGACCTGGCATCCAAAGCGGGAGTCGGACTTAGGGTTGTTCGTGAGATGGAACAGGGAAAACCAACACTGCGGATGGATAAAGTGAATCAGGTGTTGATGTTATTTGGCGCAGAACTCGGAGTGGTATTAAAAGTAAAAAATGATGAGTAG
- a CDS encoding HipA N-terminal domain-containing protein, with protein sequence MMSRKGLVYFQDTLAGVLAETDDGYEFTYQADYLEKRNAKPVSLTLPLSTQKYESKVLFAFFDGLIPEGWLLDLATTHWKVKSNDRFELLLLTCRDAIGAVTVIPEID encoded by the coding sequence ATGATGAGTAGGAAAGGTTTGGTGTATTTTCAGGACACGCTGGCTGGTGTGCTTGCGGAAACTGACGATGGTTACGAATTTACTTACCAGGCGGATTATTTAGAGAAGAGGAACGCAAAGCCGGTGAGCTTAACGCTGCCATTGTCAACCCAGAAATATGAAAGTAAAGTATTGTTTGCTTTTTTTGATGGCTTGATACCTGAAGGTTGGTTGCTGGATCTGGCAACAACACACTGGAAGGTCAAAAGCAATGACCGGTTTGAATTATTACTATTAACATGCAGGGATGCAATCGGAGCTGTAACGGTTATTCCCGAAATAGATTAA
- a CDS encoding HipA domain-containing protein yields MANCWFCYQDVGASSYHEKCSRRFFGVTKVPELELNNKLLKTLAEQTINERIAVTGVQPKLSVTLEKTKGQNRLTIVGLWGEYILKPQHPDFPEMPQSEDLTMHLASLFKMPTCDHTLMEASDGSLVYLAKRFDRVKGHKVHMEDFCQLSEFLTENKYKGSYEKIGKLILKYCTQTGFDALTYFELVLFSFLTGNNDMHLKNFSVLYTDEGVSLSPAYDLLNVNLVNPQDDEELALTMNGKKKRIRLSDFDVLARSMNIPETAVRNTYNKFSSGNKEVGKMIEASFLSPEKKALYLEIWDKKQHLFG; encoded by the coding sequence ATGGCAAATTGTTGGTTTTGTTATCAGGATGTAGGTGCATCGTCTTATCATGAGAAATGTTCAAGACGATTCTTTGGTGTGACTAAAGTACCGGAGCTGGAATTGAACAATAAACTTTTGAAAACTTTGGCCGAACAGACTATCAATGAAAGGATCGCTGTGACCGGAGTTCAGCCTAAGCTTTCTGTTACCCTGGAAAAGACGAAGGGACAGAACCGTCTGACTATAGTAGGACTTTGGGGAGAATACATACTTAAACCACAGCATCCTGATTTTCCGGAAATGCCGCAATCAGAAGATCTGACTATGCATTTGGCAAGCCTATTTAAAATGCCAACTTGTGATCATACTTTAATGGAGGCGTCAGACGGTAGTTTGGTTTATCTTGCCAAGCGATTTGATCGGGTAAAAGGCCATAAAGTTCACATGGAAGATTTTTGCCAGCTTTCTGAATTTTTAACGGAAAATAAATACAAGGGCTCTTACGAAAAGATCGGTAAGCTTATTCTGAAATATTGCACTCAAACTGGTTTTGATGCACTGACTTATTTTGAACTGGTGTTATTTTCTTTTTTGACAGGGAACAATGATATGCACCTGAAAAACTTTTCTGTACTATATACGGACGAGGGGGTAAGTCTAAGTCCTGCCTATGACCTGCTCAATGTAAATCTTGTTAATCCACAGGACGATGAAGAGCTGGCGCTGACAATGAATGGTAAAAAGAAAAGAATTAGATTATCTGACTTTGATGTATTGGCTAGAAGCATGAATATACCTGAAACCGCCGTTAGGAATACGTATAACAAATTTTCCTCCGGTAATAAGGAGGTTGGTAAGATGATTGAAGCATCATTCCTGAGCCCCGAAAAAAAGGCACTATACCTGGAAATTTGGGATAAAAAGCAACATTTGTTTGGATAA
- a CDS encoding helix-turn-helix domain-containing protein: protein MATEIITKEDLNEFRERLLSDIKSLLAGNPVQENTRWLKSYPVKNMLRISPGTLQNLRVNGTISYTKIGGILYYKYDDIQRLLDGNRIKK, encoded by the coding sequence ATGGCAACAGAAATTATCACAAAAGAAGACCTGAACGAGTTCAGGGAACGGCTGTTAAGCGACATTAAATCCCTTCTGGCAGGGAACCCTGTTCAGGAAAATACCAGGTGGCTAAAAAGCTACCCGGTAAAGAACATGCTAAGAATATCTCCGGGAACATTGCAGAACCTGAGAGTAAACGGCACGATCAGTTACACAAAGATCGGCGGTATTCTGTATTATAAATACGATGACATCCAGCGATTACTTGACGGCAACCGGATAAAAAAATAA
- a CDS encoding metallophosphoesterase: MKYSCHNSYNHYTYWVPGNHEYYNSDMANKSGAFREAIRPNVTMLNNCTIRLENIRLHFTTLWSDISASKAWNIERGLMDFHLIKFEGQRLSVEQYNQMHAESIAFLHSAFQGNRKEDEKHVIVTHHLPTFQNYPAKYLGSPLNEAFATNLDGFIESCGADYWVYGHNHAATDDFLIGKTKLVTNQLGYVHHNEHGTFDSGRLIALDV; encoded by the coding sequence ATAAAATATTCATGTCATAATTCTTACAATCATTACACTTACTGGGTTCCGGGTAATCACGAATATTACAATTCCGATATGGCGAACAAATCAGGTGCATTTAGGGAAGCTATCCGGCCAAATGTAACCATGCTCAATAACTGCACCATCAGGCTGGAAAATATCCGTCTGCATTTTACGACCCTGTGGTCTGATATTTCGGCATCGAAGGCATGGAATATTGAACGAGGTCTGATGGATTTTCATTTAATCAAATTTGAGGGACAGCGGCTGTCAGTGGAACAGTATAACCAGATGCATGCTGAATCCATAGCATTCCTGCATTCCGCGTTTCAAGGTAACCGCAAAGAGGATGAAAAGCATGTCATTGTCACCCATCACCTGCCTACGTTTCAGAATTATCCTGCTAAATATCTCGGCAGCCCGCTGAATGAAGCTTTTGCGACCAACCTGGATGGATTTATTGAATCATGTGGTGCCGACTACTGGGTATATGGTCATAATCATGCTGCAACCGATGACTTTCTGATTGGAAAAACGAAACTTGTGACAAACCAGCTCGGCTATGTTCACCACAATGAACACGGTACTTTTGACAGCGGCAGACTGATCGCATTAGATGTGTAA